Below is a genomic region from Meleagris gallopavo isolate NT-WF06-2002-E0010 breed Aviagen turkey brand Nicholas breeding stock chromosome 5, Turkey_5.1, whole genome shotgun sequence.
ATTATGAGACTGTTAAGCCTGAAATTTCACTTTATGAAGTGAATGCTAACTACATTTTCAAGCTATCAAGTGCAGTATTCAGAATTAATGAATACATCTTTTAAATGCTCTTTTATCCATGTATAGATCAGAAGAATGTTGTAGGAATGGATGAGAATAATGTCAGGTACAGGTGGACCCTAAAATTAGAAATCTGTTTATCATATTTATAACACTGAAACATAAGTATCTGCTTTATGATTGTCTGTAAAGTACAAAAGGATTCCATATTGTTTATACAACTTCTTCTTGAGGTTTGAGTTACACAGAAAGTTAGGGTCAGCATGCAGATTTATAGAAGCCTAAATTGAGGGGAATAGCTGTATGGTTGTATTACTGTAATACACTTTCAAGtaagagagagagggaagtgGGAGCTTCTTGTTAGAGATGCTGAAGGATTTTGCTCCTAACTGCAGAGAAACGGTGGTGGCCAGTTATAGCAAGGAATGCTTCAAACTGCTGTCTGCTCTTCTGTCCTGGTCCCAGGGACCACGAGGCAGGAAGCAGTTTCACAGAGGTGTTGTGACTTCTGTTCTGGGCTGGTGTTTGCAGTTGTAGTTTGAAGGGTGTGAATCTGAGCATGGGATGTTGAAGTGTTTGTATCTGCACCAGTTTTAGTTTTGCTGTTAGATTGTAGTGTTTCTTTTGACAGGGATTAAAATTCGTGTGAGAAAGATTCAGTTACAGTGAGAGAGCAGGGTTCTTTTCTCATGGTAGTGAAAAAAGTTTCATTAGGTTTTAAGTCAAAACTAATCATGTTCCATGTGTTTGCAGTACCATCTCTTGGCCTCAGAGGGGAATGTTTTTCCACTTGTTATTCCAGCTTTTATTTAACCAGCTGTAATTGTTGTTATCTGCAATTATCTATAGTAAAAAATGGCATGTTTCATGCAGAGCAAACTGAACCTACTGCCTGCAACAATTAGAACTTCTGATAATGGGAAGCACGTTTAAATTATTGAAACTTTGGACAACATATCCCACTAAGTATGAATGTTATTCCAAACATCATCGTTCTCATCCAAAAGGACAGCTAAATCTGGTTGTTCTCTAGAGATGTATCTCTGGATACTgggagttttgtttgtttccatgttATTTAATAATGGGTACAGAATTAATTGGTCTCTGGAGTAAAAGATGGTTCTTGTTCTGAAGGGATTCCAGTTGAAGTGGCTGTTCTTCATGTATGCTCTCTGATGAGAAATGAGATAAAGATTAGAACTGGATACCTGTTTTGTGGTTACTGTGTATAAATAGGAAACATTGTTTCAGCTTTGCTATGGCGAACTCATCCTTCAGTTCCTACTAACATTTTGCAACTTCCTCTTATTCAAAAACTTTGTAACCTGCTCTGATAATGTTGAGAGCGAGGCAGGAGGGCTGAAGTAGTCCCAGAGAGAGCTAGAgttttttgcagtattttcacTTAATTGCcactattttctgttttacagtgGTGGGAAGGACAGCTGTTATAATATGATGCAGTGTGTTGCTGCTGGGCATCAGATCGTTGCTCTAGCCAACTTAAGACCTGCTGAAACCACAGGTATGTAGGacttttttgcttatttgtgtTAACTAGAAATGATAGACTGACAGCTTTGCCTTCAATATTTACATATTGAAGGGCAATCTAGACATCTCAggtagaaggaagaaaatgacgTGGATACCTATtcagtttaatttatttttccttgaagagtggaaaaaaaaaacaacaacaacaaaaaacacaaggTGAAGGTTGGTAAAAGAAAGCCTTAAgcagtttaggaaaaaaaagcacaaatatttcTGGTGGCATGGGAAGAGGTTGTATGCGTTAAGTAGCACAAACAATAAAAGATGGAAGAGGAAATgatcaaacaaaatgaatacTGTATTTCTAGAAATTTGTTAAACTAGCATCAACCATTTTGCCAAAGTAAGCAGTTTTGaagttgttatttgtttttaacttaaTGTATCTTTCTCCATTATTCTAGCCCAGCATTTCTGAACTGAATTGTAGAACTGATCTGAACTGCAGTTTATCTTGAtgtgcttcttccttccttttagCTTGGACCAGTTTTCTGATCAGTTCCTCACAGGCTAGGCCTAGACTTATTTCTACGGAAGATAATGGGAGAATCTCAGGTAGTCTGTTTCAGGGGAACTGAGCAGGGGAGTGTCTGCTACTTCTGTGTTTGTCTAGAGCATAAAATGATGTGTGTTGTTATCCAGCTGGCAGGAgagtatattaaaaatatgttaaagtATTACGTCTATCAACAATTAACTTGGTAACTACATTTTAGGAAACTACCCagagaaagtgagagaaaatgGGAGCTGACATCGCAGATAAATCATGGACAGGCCTGGCAAATGCTTGGGAGTACaggaacaatttattttcttcatagctAGCACACAATCATCTATAATCTTATTGAAATAAGTTGTCTTTAAACTAATTTATCTGCATCAGAAATGTAGAATATTGTcattaaaatcataaaatgatGTCTTTAAGTGTGTAGTTGGATATTTTGTGGGAAGTTAATTGAGGTGCTTCAGGCAATGGCAGATTCTATgccattcattttattttatctgcaCCACTGCTGCCTGGAGAGTCTCAATTAATAAGAAAAACTATGTATTCTGAACTGAAGATCAGTTTAAAGACCTTgtcatgttttatttatgttggAAAATACTGACTTCTCTTTTAAATCATCTATTTTGGTTTAGGTTGGTTAGTTGTGATTATGTGTTTGGACTTGCCCATTTTGAGCAAATACTTATCTCTGTGACTGTTGTATGCCATCAAATGTGACATGATTTAATTGTTACATCACAGATTAGTTACCTTGATCAGTATTACAGACTCTTCTCAAGATGTACTAGGTgtacagcagagctgctttaaGTGTTTATGTGTAAATGAAGTTCCAGTGTGATAGATTAGCATTAAGATAGTGAACTCAGATAGCTTTTAACAAATGAGATTGaaatttcagtgatattttcaaCTTATTTGAGTAATTATTTGAACGATTTTATGTAGAAACACTTTGAGATGTATTTGTAATCTATGATGCTGCATtttagctgctttttttcttcatttgttagCTACAAACTGCTTGTAAGAAATTTCAGTTACCTTTTTTTGTCCTGATTAAGGAAATAGCAGCAAAGATTTGATCGCATTCTAAGCGATTATTAAAATGACTGAAGGTAGAAAGGACTTGGTACTGTaagatgttttctctttttgaatgTTAATGTCAAAACACTGTAGCAATCTACTTTTATTCTATGTTGGCTCAAATAATCTGCTCTTGTCTCTCGATGGCcatgaaaataatgtaaatgcTGAAAGTTTTGAAAATTGTGACAAGTCATTGCTTATTTACAGTGTTGTAATGCATTCCTAATTTCTTGCACTGAATTTGCTAAAATGCACCTGGGTTTGTGCCTCTGAGGTGGCACAAATTTGAATTACCCTATGAATAAGAGAAGAATTGGACCAGTCTTGGATATTTGGATGAAGCAGGGAAGAATACTAAAGGAGAAGCAGACTCCACAGTTTCCAAATAGGCAGCATATTCTTGGCGTATTCTGTTGGGTGgagaaaaccattttttttttccccatgtttaTAGAGTTAATGTCACTAAACATCTGTTTGTGCACGAAACAATATTAACATTTagattttttcagtgctttgaagTATTATGATTATCTTTAACTGCTGAAATTATGTAGCTAATGAGATTATTTCTTAACTGTGACAGGGCAGACTGATGAATTGGACAGCTATATGTATCAGACAGTAGGACACCATGCCATTGATCTATATGCTGATGCAATGGATTTGCCACTCTATCGTTGTTTCATAAGGGGTACCAGTATAAATACTGGAAGAGTGTATACGACGTGTCAGGAAGATGAGGTTGAAGACCTTTACCACCTCTTGAAACTTGTTAAGGTATGctgaatgaaaagaatgaaatacttGAGGACAATTATATTGCTTCCATATGGTTTGATTGTTTAAAAAGTTTGACTCTTTTATGAATTTAGGTAAATGATCCACTAAGGAAAGCTTTGAGAAAAGTTTTTGACACTCACGCATTTAAAAGTTTAATGTCcattcttttgttcttccttgCACTGTAAATATATAGTGTAACTTTATTCACTTTATTCCCTTTTCTTCCAATATAAGTCAGACTTATTAATACACATTTCAGGCTAAACCCAAATGTTTATATAGTTTCATATTTGAAATGTGTTTGATTACTTGAATGAGAGAATCGAGGGAGGCTGTGCATTTATCAGtgtatggaaaaaaagcatctagACATTTCCATTTGGTTGCGTGTGTGCTATATAAACTAGGatctgtttgtttgtatgttgcAGATAGTCCACAAAGTACTAAGGAATGTTTTACAATTATGATTCTACTGATTTTGCTTCTGGTAGCTCTGCAACTATATGCCAATTTATAACATGATAGTTGTGACTGCACTAAAACAATACAATGTATAGGAAAACATGTTTAttgtttctaaaaataaatataaattatatataataaataatttaataaatagttataaataaaatcaaatatgtatttaattttatggATAAAGCTGGTAGACTGCTTTTTGAAACctcaactgaaaatatttcttgttttcagttcaGGTACTGAgcatttcctctttcattttgttccaTTTAATTGAGATTTAAACCTGAAAGCTTTAGGTTTATTCTTTGtttagtgtaaaaaaaaattaacttgcAGATTAGACTGAGAATGTGGCTTGAGTGCAGAGTGCTTCCTGAGCCAATGCTGAAATTGGATGTTACGTTTTACTACACATCTTCAGCAGGGAAAATTGAGATCATGTATCTGTGTTGAGTATGAGACAACTCCAGAGGAGAATAGTGCATGTAGGCTGTATTGTGCTCTAGAGTGCTTCATGGGGGTTTTAAATAGAGTGTAGTATaagaattgaaagaaatatGGCACTGCACTTTTATACAATTTTTGAACCATGATAGTATTAGAAATTATTGGGACTAGTACATACTGTCTCTTAAAGCTGCATGATAGCAGCTTTCTGCCTCTGTGTAAGATAATAAATTACTGatcaatttaattaaaaatggtCAGATTAATGGCAATTAAGATCATACTTCCTTTTCGATCCTTGCTGTCTTTGGAGAAATGGATGCTTGACATAAATTAATGCTAATGTTAGATCATGACAACTTCTGCTTTGGAAGTTAATACATGGTAATTATAACTATAGCTGAAAGAGATGTTATCAAGTTGTCTGGAACCAAATATCTATCTCTTTCCTGtacagaaatattaattctACTGCATGATATTTTAAAGGCACAAATATTAACAATATATTGCTTTTATGTTAGTCTTTGACTAAACATGCTCATATAGCCAAATCTATCTATGAAACTCCAGTGCAGAGTTCCAGTGGAAGTCTTGTTATTCTGATGAATAACTGCATAATTATCAGGGGGTCGTAATCTGCAGGAGATGTAACTCTttgtattttcaattttaaagaaaagatacTAAACTGTATTCTGGGTTGAAAGTAACTTTgaaagttttctatttttaattttttacatttatttataacTGCAGTTTTGTACCTTTACTATGTAAATTTTAATTACTGATTTCTccttaggatttttttttccagatacgTTAATATATCTCAGTTTGCTCTTTGTTGAGGGCAGGAGGGGAATTCTGAAAGAGGCTTGTAAAAATGCATCCTTACGTGGACATAATCTTGAAACACTGGTGGAATAGCAtagctctgtttttctgtcaAATGTCTTGTGCATAACTGTACAGGAAAGTTGTATTCAGTTGAAAATTGCTTAATGTGCTTTGATTTCACATGGTAAAGAATGCTTGTAGTGAAGGTACTTGtttagtaaataataataatttaaaccatatttgaaaaaataacatgATGAAATTAATTTGATGTTTATGAAAACAATATGTTAACATGacttttaagaaattaaatattcctTTGCAGTGGTAGGTACCCAGGGTAACAATCCAGGATTCAAAAAGTGATATTAACTGTTGATGACTATAAACCAGTTAATTTTATTGTCACAAACTCAGATGATTGATTTCATATTTATGAAgtaaatttatatatttacgTTCCACTTGCCTAATGTCCTATTTCAGATCATCtttattcattaatattttgaaacatattAGAGTATTTATGTGATGTCAAAATGTATCTAACCAGGCAGTCCTCATCTGATAGcagtatttttgctttgtaagACATATAAATTCTGCAATCtaatgaataatttaatttattatccATTATACTGTATAAGGAGGGCTTATTCCCAGTTTGCCCATGTTTGTTGCTTCGCATGTTGGAGCTTTCTCCAGCAAAGTGTATAAGCACTAGAGTTACTTAGTTATTTGAATTATCTTCAGGGTTTTACCATGTCTCTACTTTTTGAAGTGTGTAGAAAAATGTCCCTACTTTGTCCCTTTTCAGTGTAATTACTATGTTGCCCAAACAATGCATTGGTGTTTGAAGCAACCATATTATGGTGAAGTAGTTGTGAGATGTCTTGAGTGTTGGATTGTTTTCTATTAAATATTGGACTGTGTTCTGTATCCCATGGGTCGATAGCTTAGACCTATATCCAGGACAGAAGTTTTTGCAGCATCTAGACTCAAAAAACCAATGCAAGATAACTTGTTTCACTTCTAGGATCAGTAAATTGTTGTCCTCTTCCAAGTTTCTTGCCTTATGTACTCCATAACATGgaagctttgcttttattttgtaagtTTCCACTGCTGGGATAATTCTGTAGAAATCTAGAACTTTATTACTGAGCAGTTGTTTTCTTCAAGCtattcttcatcttcttctaTAATGTTTTTCAATAATTAAGTTTTTTGAAATTAGTATtttgaaaaattgtttctgttcaTAGCTTCTTTGTAATATATTTGGGtgatatatttatgtatatctATTATAAAGTGTGTAagttgattttcattttattttctgttttgaaatgttatttgtgtcagttgtttttgctttgcacTTTGTGGGTTCAGAACCTACAAGATTATGAACAGCCCCTAACATTATACTTGAAAGAAATTAATACTTTGGATCTCAGGACAGAGGGATTATGAATTATGGTATCATCCATTGGTCATCAGCTGAAAATTAGGAATTGATGCTGAGTATATTGGATGTATGAaacattttaatcaaaataacCTTTACTTGCGGcactatttcattttatcagtATTgtgaaagaagaaggaaagaaataatgtCGCATCCTTGAGCAATAGTCTACTAACTCAGACAGTCAGTCACTAAAAATAATGTGCTTTTTAATTGCAGcaacaaaaaactttttcataCAGTGTGACTCccatatttaatatttattttttaagggcAGATCATGATTTTTGAAATACACCTGCTCTTACATTTACTGAAGAAAGGAAACCTTCCTGACCATTTGGCAGGTAAAATTACAATAactgtgtaatttttttatgTTCATTCAGATTATAATTTTTCTGAGATAATATACATTGTGCAGCCTTAGATGAAAGAGAGGTAAGTTAAGTCCTCTCATTATTCAGTCAAACTCCCCAGGACTTGATGGTCTGGAACAAACAGAGTTAGGGCTTGAGATGAATGAATGGAATACAACATTATTCTTTGTCCTTTGTTTAGGATTAATTCCctcatggaaaataaatcttgctGTTCCTCATTATTGCAAATATTCTTCCATGGTAAGGTAATTGTCTTCCTTTCCGTTCTGATCTTCAGAACTTAGCTACTATAGTCAATGGGTAAAATGAGTTCTCAGTTTCAGTTCTGATGCCTGTCTTTGTGGCT
It encodes:
- the LOC104911150 gene encoding diphthine--ammonia ligase-like — translated: MMQCVAAGHQIVALANLRPAETTGQTDELDSYMYQTVGHHAIDLYADAMDLPLYRCFIRGTSINTGRVYTTCQEDEVEDLYHLLKLVKGRS